The nucleotide window GAAGACAATTACAGGACCAACAATCCCTCCCATGCTCAGGCCTATCCTACTAACTATGGCACTATTCGTTGGATTGCTCCCAAGCCGGGTTTTCTCAAGCTCAATTTTGATGGTTCTGTCTTCAATAACAAACAGGCGGCTATTGGTTTTGTCTTAAGAGACCATGATGCTTCTCCAATCTTTGCGGCCTCAAGATCCATCGGCTGTTCTTCAGTTCCAGTGGCTGAAGGTAGTGCAGTCCGGGAGGGTTTGTACCATGCCCTTACTCTAAATTCCAAAAAGCTTGAAGTTGAGGGTGACTCCAGATTGATTATTGATGCCATCAACATAAAGTGCTCAGTTCCTTGGCGTCTCCGAACCCTTATCAGAGACATTGATTCCCTTGTAAGCCATTTTGAAGAAATCTCCTTCAAGTTTGTCCCTCGAGAAGCTAATTTTATTGCCAATAAAATTGCTGGTCTTGGTCACTCCTCTAGTACGCCAGTCACCTGGTCCAACAAGCTCCCTCTTTCTGCGctttttgcttttaattttgacaAGTTTAGTTCAGATTGTTCTAGAGGTTTCTGTTGTAATCTCCTTTTcctccttaaaaaaaataaaaaatctaaaGTTATGAAGACATGAACAAGACTTATTATAttaaaaactaaataaatatgcaataggtttttattttaattattttatttaaaaatcaACAAATTGCATTAAATGGTTAACTTTAACAAGACAGCAACGActctaataaaaaattaaagcaGACAAAAGCCGCACCGACAATTTTTAATCCTATATCACCGAAATAAATCTTAAACTCTAACCAATCTCACATTACCCGGATTTTCCTTTGCAAGAGGAAATACTCAACCCTGCACTTGCCAATGATCAAGCACCTTAGTCTCTCGAgaccctctctctctaaactTTAGAGTGAGAAAGTAGATCTGGAAAAAAACCCCTCCCCCTTCTCTTTGCCCAAATCTTAATCCCTTGGGATCTAGATTGAAGGCCTAAGAGTTGGGGGGAGGTCGATCTCTGTCAAAAGGTAACGCATTCCAGTCTCTCCTCTGCCCTTTTTTTCTAGTTTGGTAAGTCTCCAATTTCTCCACCCTCTGTGGTGCGTCTCCACCCTTTTGTGGTGAGTTTCCTGAGCTTGGTCTCAGTTTTAGATCTGTTTatgtctctttctctttctatcTTTCCTTGTTCTTGCCCAATTGTTCATCAAATTTCCAGATCTCCTATCAAATCTCACATTCTCCTCCATCTCAAACACCTCACCCTCTCATCTTCATccgaattttctctttttccacaACCTCATCTTCACATTCAACCCTTGGTGTCTCGACAGAGACTTGTTCACTTAACTTCACACATTAAGATTGCAGTAGTACCGGCAAACCACCGAAGATTGTGGACATCGCCGGACCAGTGGTGTTGTGATGCATGGTGGTCTCCACCTCCATGACTACCTTTACTAAgttctttgttttgttcttgttgttcttcCTGTGCTTGCAATTTAGGTGTGGAGaatgatggtggagagtttaCTTGGCCTCTGGATGTCAAGATTCTGTCGAGTTCAGTTGGTTGCAGTATCACCATGGCGGCCAGCCTCTGTGTTGAAGTGAAGAGCTTGGTGTTAGGTCTAGGTTTCTTTTGGtattttgggcttttgggcttcgGTTTTAGTTTTAGGTATGGTTTGTCTATTGGGTCCTTGGGCCTAGGACTCCTATTTTCTCTGTATTACTTTTGTAATATGTGCTTCATCTAATGAAATTtctatttgaccaaaaaaaatctcACATTACCCGAAACAACAAAACATTAAAATAACTTATAAACCTAAACTATGATTATCACCCTGAATTGAAATAACGTCTTCATAAGAATATCTGCATCTTACCAAGAAGCATTTACAAAACTGGGACTGAATCAATTAATTTCGAAAGACACATGactatttattttagtttaatcTCCTACTTCTATATTTACAATTGAGAAATGGGTgaggctattgtcaccctataattttctttgttcaccctacttgctcattacaccctacattttaatttcaattattagatttacttataCAACCCACTTCTCTTTCCaggaatatcctccatcatatgacatatcaaattaaaaaaaaaaatttgtttaacgaaaatttcacatttaaattatatcaattaaaaagacgtcctaaattatattaaagtttcctaataaaatcataatttgatttacttccattttttttattttttccattcagtttcaatgtttgtttatttcaatccatattaaaaaaaattaggaagtgctactatgagcaatgaaaaaaatattgattttttttttcgtgttttaaatttttttactttcagtgtttataaaggtattataaagattttgatgaagttaacactaatagtttgtgaattgaataatgaattaacgatgaggacgcaacgtacaaaaagataaaaaagaaaattgtaataaattgaaatttggatggagaagatgaagattaatgttatcagaagagaaattaagtagttttgtatgtaattagttatgtatttaattTTCcgtaaagatttaaattttagaaaattagtgtacttattagttattttgcatttgggtaatatagtttttcaataattcaaatatttgtagggtgaacaaagaaaatggtaaagtggcaatagccgcacccttgaGAAATATAAGAGAGGATTCAAGAACCATCAGCTGTTGTGTAGTGAAAATAATTGGAAAAAGCAAATTGAGAGTAAAACAAAAACGGTTACtagtaaaaaggaaaaaagttaaaaaaccgATTTGAGACGGTAGAATTAGTGAAATCAATAATTCCCAAACCCTTTGATTCTTGTTTCTCATTTCTCCTCCACAGTACAAACTACAATGCATTCTTCCCTAACCTCTCAACGCCTCagaccctttcttcttcttcatctccccCACACTCAAAGCCTCCTATTCTCCTCACTTCCTCACACTTCTCCCACCAAACCCATTTCAATTCCCAATCCCACAGACCCAAATCCTCAATCAAATTCACCAATCTACGACTACACCACAGTCCGTGAAACCCTTTCTTCTTACTGCAATGACTGGAAGAAAGCCCTCGACTTTTTCAACTGGGTTGAGACCCAGTACCACTTCCAACACACCACCGAAACCCACAATCGAATGCTTGACATTCTCGGTAAGTACTTCGAGTTTGAGCTTTCTTGGGACTTGGTTCACAAAATGAAGCAGAACCCAAGTTCTGTTCCTGACCATACTACATTTCGTATAATGTTTAAGAGATATGTGTCTGCACATCTTGTAAAGGAAGCTATAGATACTTATAATAAGTTGGATGAGTTTAGTTTGAAGGATGAGACTTCTTATTGCAATCTTATTGATGCTCTGTGTGAGCATAAGCATGTGATTGAGGCCCAAGAGCTTTGCTCTTGGAAGAACAAAGAGTTGGGTTTTGATAAGAGTACTAAGCTGCATAATATAATTCTTCGGGGGTGGTCGAAAATGGGGTGGTGGGGAAAGTGTAGGGATTTTTGGGAAGAGATGGATAGGAGAGGTGTTTGTAAAGATTTGCATTCGTATTCGATATATATGGATATAATGTGTAAGAGTGGGAAGGCGTGGAAGGCTGTGAAGTTGTATAAGGAGGTGAAGAGGAAAGGGATCAAGCTGGATGTGGTGGCGTATAATACGGTTATTCGTGCCGTTGGTGATTCTGAGGGTGTTGATTTTGCAACTCGGATCTTGAGGGAGATGAAGGAATTGGGATGTGAACCTAATGCTGCAACGTATAATACGATTATAAAGCTTTTGTGCGAGAATATGAGATTCAGGGAGGCATTCTCAATGCTTCGAATAATGTCTAAGAACAGTTGTGGCCCGGATGTTATTACATACCAAATCCTTTTTAAGTATCTGGAGAAGCCGAATGAGATTCTTAGGCTGTTTGATAGTATGATTGAAAGTGGGGTTCAGCCGAGGATGGACACATACGTGATGATTATGAGGAAGTTTGGGAGATGGGGCTTCCTTAGACCGATGTTTATTGTGTGGCAGAAGATGGAAAAACTTGGGTGTAGTCCTAATGAGTCTGCTTACAATGCTTTAATAGATGCTCTGGTTGAAAAGGGTATGTTAGACATGGCTAGGAAGTACAATGAAGAGATGATAGCAAAGGGCCTTCCAGCTAGGCCAAGGGTGGAGTTGGGCACGAAACTGGTGGAGTAATGGATCTGATGATGGGTACTTGCAATGTCTCTGGGTGCTTCTGAGATGCTACAGCTATCTGGAATATAAAAACATTTCTACCAGCATTTTGTGTTGAATAGAAAATTAAAGCAAAGGGATACTATCTAAATAATGCACTCAATGTTGAAGGATATGGATTCTAGGGCTGACACATACATATTATGAGGTTGTGCAGCTGAAAACTTGGTTACAATGATGAAAGAGTTTGGGGTAGTTGCCAATAGTTTTGATGACCTTTTGTGCTGGACTTGTTACAATGGATGCATGGCAGCATGGGCATAGTTTCCGTCAAAGCTGATGATTAGTGTCCAAAAATATGCTTCAACTGGTTGAGATACAGAGGTAGGCAAAATTAATGGAAAGCATACCTATGTTGGCCTTGTTTTTGTTAATGGCATGGAAAATAATGtgaatttattttctgaggagaTAGTAGCTCATTCATTTTGCCTTCAACTCTGACTGAACCTGGTGGAGACTGTGCAAATTGCTTTGTTGTTCTTTTCAAGTCTTTCTGTCCAATACCCCATATGGACTTTTTTCAAGCAAATCCTATGTGCAATGAAATTTAGGGGGTGAAACTTTTTTACTCAAGCATGTGACTGTTGGCTTGAAGATTGCTCATTCAATTCATGTATTAGTATGGTTGGTTTTGTACAATTGGCAGCCTAGGGTAGATTCTGTTTACTTTTATTTGCTCTCTTCATATGTCACTTATTGTACCTGTGACTGCTGTGTTCGATATAAACTGTTAATTTGTATTCCAGACCATGCTATATTTATTGACAGAAGTAGGTTTGCTTACAAAGAATTAGAGAAGTTGGTACTCAAGTTGAAAGGAGTTGGTGGGAAGAGTTTTGCTTACCCAAAACCTTCCCCTCCATGGTTTCTTGCAGCCTAAAATGCAAGCAAGACAAGACTTTTGTATTTGAGATGTAATTTGGAGGCcttatgatataaatttaatggTTGATGCCTCTTTTTTGCTGGATAGATACTAGTATTCTCAACCTCCAGATTGCTTTACATTCTCACGTCCGGAGTTCAGACCAGTCGTCTGCCTTAGTGGTTTGAACTCTCAACTTTGGATGCATGTGAAAGTAAATACTCTTAATAACTAGAGCTACAAGCCAAAGTGGTCTTTAATGTTTTGAAATGGTTAGTCGACGCTAACCTCTCTTAACACGTGGATGGAAGAATAGGCAAAATGTGCTCGCCAAGTCAATGTCATCAACTACATTTCATTAGGCAAACCAAGTTGATACGAATTTGGTATTGTGGTCTCAAGCTGGCAAACCTGGAAACTTTGTTTGACAGCTTGATAGCAGATCCTTTCGGAGCATTTTAATCATGTTTGTTTCGACACATTTCCTACAACGACACTTGCGATGTTCATCAAACAGCGTCCTGAAGAAGCAAATTTGAAGCCGCTCTAGGAATCTTCCAATCACTTCAAACATTCAAGGTTGAAAAATTCGATAGTTCACATGAAGGGTTGGTAGGAACTTAGGAAACATTTGAAGTCCTTGCTTAATATGCACCATTCAATTAGATTGAAagtttggtctttttttttttttttttctctaaatgAATAGTTCAAGAAAAGTTTCTACAATGAACGGCCAGGATCATCCCATCCATGATTCCAGTAGCTACCAGGAAGGTGACAAGTGGACCTAACCCAAGAACACAGCCACTAGAAATTGATTTTCAGATGCTCCAAACAATTTGGGACCGTCCAGCAGTAATAGGACTCTTCAAATAATATGCGCTTTGTTGAAAACCAAAACTAAAATCCAAAGCCACCAGTCTGTGTGGCTCTTAATGAACCATGAACCTTCTCCCGCACTGGTAGCCATTTAAAACCAGAGGCTCTCAATGTTACAACCAAAATATCCCATCCCTTCAAATAAAACCCTTTGGGGAACAACTATCACAAATTCCTACAAAGCCTATAGAAGAGCCTAGAGTTTTTCCCAGTAAAGCTTCTCTGGTTTGTTCAATGGCAACTTCCATTTCTGCGACTGGGTTCCAAGGAAACTTGAGCTCCTCCTTCCATGGAAGTTGGGGAAGTTCGATTGCGGGTGAAGATTATAGCATGCTAGCCAAGTCAGTAAAAACCCAAGTGAGAGTTGCAAAGCCAAGCAGAGCACAACCCATGATGAAGAACATCAATGAAGGTAAGGGTTTGTTTGCACCTATTGTGGTTGTtgcaagagacatcattgggaagAAGCGCTTCAATCAACTTAGGGGAAAGGCAATTGCTTTGCACTCCCAGGTAATATAGTCTTGCCTTTGTCTAAGAGCCAAAGATTAATGTAAACTAGCTTAACTATTTCATGGTTGCTAAAACTAATATGTCACTATGAAAATACTGAGCAAATTACCTTAGTCCTTTACTAGATTGACCCTTAACCTCTTGAAGGTTAAACATTGCTTCTCTGTTGTGCTTAGTTTTGCTTGTTTCAATCCTAGTCCTTTACTAGATTTACTAGAAATTGAAGAGTTGACACTAAAAGGCTAAAAGTTTTATGAATTCGTCACTCTCTTGCTCACATAATTTTATATTTGTAATACACGGTTATGTTAAAGGTCTAGAAAACACAAGCACAGACCAAAATGATACGGATCCTTCAAACTTTAGTACTCcttttaaaccaaaaaaaagttTTGGTGTCATAGTTCTTTAAATTTTGAGACACCTATTTCTCTGCAGGTAATCACCGAGTTCTGCAAATCCATAGGAGCTGATGCAAAGCAAAGGCAAGGGCTCATTCGGCTGGCAAAGAAGAATGGAGAAAAGCTAGGGTTCCTTGCATGATACGTTAGATGCAAGCCTCCATTTTGTATTGTCAACATTAGAAATTTGATGTTAATAGTTTGAGGACTTCGACATTCATATACTCGTCTTCTGGGACTCCCTGAAGATCCGAAAGTAGACGTTGAAGATATGTACTCCATATATATGCACTTGTCATCATCATTCTCCAGTTTAGTTGCAACATTTATTTATcaaatcatcaaaaaaaaaactcagcaaGGATCACTTGTGAATGTTAATATTTACATTTTGAGATGCTAAACCAATCCAAGTTCTGCATATTTTACCGTAATATAAACAGGAATGATATTGAATTAATCTGTGAACAGGAATGCTAATTATTATTTTCGTCCAGTTCATCTGGTATTATCAAATGAACAGCCCCTTTTACGTTAATTTACCGCACATATAAAGTCTAAAGTTAGACAGCATCCAAACTAGGGTTGTCACTcagtcggttcgaatcggttataggtattaccaacttcaaaaccaaagtttTCGGTTTTAAAATTGAGTTACCAATTACcaatcaaaattttcagtttttaatcatatttaccAAATTCGATATTTCAGTTTtcagtattaccaactttagaacaactacttctttgtaatataaattagaattaACAATactaggtttttcaattttataatcaTAAATTTTGTATTCGTCTACTTATTATAGCTTTTTTTTGAACATGACATCAaattttagcaattttcaataaaattaagttatttaaccatctttgaccaAATTACTTAAAATActtgtactattaatgtagtatatataATAATGTTCATACTGTTACAAAAAATTTTATGCTTATTTCTTAACATACATATGTGTCTTAAAAACCATAACTAAAGCTAATATTTAAataatcggtagattcagtAAACCATAACCAActtttttgataattttttatttcggttttatcggtctcagTCACCAAAAAATTGGTataccaaacctaaaacatcggttAGTATTTGATCGGTttagtaattaccaaaccatgTGGCAACCCTAAACCAAATCAATCAGAAAGCAGAGACATCAGTGAATGCGAATATTTAATGGCTCATCGTCTACACAGTATGACAATATTCATCCATCTCTAATATTTTGAAATAGCAAAATATTTTGATTGTCAATTGACGTAAATCACAAATGCATTACAAACAAACTTAGTCaaaacatgaagaacaaaatcaTATTACATCGAGCAAAAAGAGAGCTGTAAGATGTATCCTCTAGCTTTTCTCAATAGATGAGCGGACGGCAGAAAAATTGTGACAGTGTTGACAAGCTTGGTAATGGAGTGCTGACCATTCCACAAAACAACTGAGAAAATGATCACACATTGTATCGAGGCTTCGCTGATCTTTCCCTTTTACTATCATCCTGCAGTATGAGAAGAAGTGAGAAATAAAATTAAGAGTACTCTGCATCAGATAACAGTCAGAAACACCAACTAAGACTTACATGGAAGCTGTAAGTGATCTTTTCAGTAACATCGATTATCTCCTTCCACTTCCTCCCAATGCTCATCTACAAGACAAGGTAACAAGACTCGGTCACTTGCCCGCATTTCGAATTTGCAACAAAAAATGCAAAATGTAACAGTCAGACTGCAACCCAAAAGGCAAAATCAGTTTCTGGGACCTAATAGTCTATAACTCACCTGCCCACATTTCAAATTTGCAACAAAACATGCAAAATATAAGGTCACACTGTAACCTAAAAGACAAAATCAGTTTCTGAGACCTACTAGTCTACAAGACTAACCAGAGGAAGTGGCACACAAGCAAGGGATCAACCATTCATGCCAAAAACAAcacctttgagaaacatgtaaCTAGGGAATGCAGAACTGCAGTCAAGCAGAATGATAACCATCTAATCCATTAAGCATTTAACAAGAAACAAATTCTAGAAACACTGAGAGGAGAACTACATATAGGGAAACCAAAAGATATTAGAAGCTCCATCTCCCCAAAGATATTAGAAGCTCCATCTCCTTTTCTCAAAGGTTCCTATTAACCACTAAACCCAAGAACATAAATCTGTTATTAAGGGGAAAATAGTCATTTAGAAGTGGAAGCAGGACACCAAGCATGGAAAAGGCTCTGAATCATCAATAATCAACTGAACCTAATGAAATGGTTGATTATACATCTGACGGGTCAATTATTAGCATCCGTTGGCATGTGGATAAGAAAACTATTTTACATGGTAAAACTGTACACTTTACTATTCAGAAATCTAGACAGTACTAACAGAGTAACAGGTCAATTGTCTCAACTCTAATCTATCATTTTTATTTCCCTCTTTTTCTtagcttttttattttacttcagGGAAGGGAACCCATGTTTCCTTTAATGAAATATCCAAACAACAACCATGAGGACCCAGAAGCAAGTC belongs to Rosa chinensis cultivar Old Blush chromosome 4, RchiOBHm-V2, whole genome shotgun sequence and includes:
- the LOC112198076 gene encoding pentatricopeptide repeat-containing protein At1g80550, mitochondrial encodes the protein MHSSLTSQRLRPFLLLHLPHTQSLLFSSLPHTSPTKPISIPNPTDPNPQSNSPIYDYTTVRETLSSYCNDWKKALDFFNWVETQYHFQHTTETHNRMLDILGKYFEFELSWDLVHKMKQNPSSVPDHTTFRIMFKRYVSAHLVKEAIDTYNKLDEFSLKDETSYCNLIDALCEHKHVIEAQELCSWKNKELGFDKSTKLHNIILRGWSKMGWWGKCRDFWEEMDRRGVCKDLHSYSIYMDIMCKSGKAWKAVKLYKEVKRKGIKLDVVAYNTVIRAVGDSEGVDFATRILREMKELGCEPNAATYNTIIKLLCENMRFREAFSMLRIMSKNSCGPDVITYQILFKYLEKPNEILRLFDSMIESGVQPRMDTYVMIMRKFGRWGFLRPMFIVWQKMEKLGCSPNESAYNALIDALVEKGMLDMARKYNEEMIAKGLPARPRVELGTKLVE
- the LOC112198002 gene encoding protein PROTON GRADIENT REGULATION 5, chloroplastic, translating into MATSISATGFQGNLSSSFHGSWGSSIAGEDYSMLAKSVKTQVRVAKPSRAQPMMKNINEGKGLFAPIVVVARDIIGKKRFNQLRGKAIALHSQVITEFCKSIGADAKQRQGLIRLAKKNGEKLGFLA